From a region of the Helianthus annuus cultivar XRQ/B chromosome 5, HanXRQr2.0-SUNRISE, whole genome shotgun sequence genome:
- the LOC110943400 gene encoding cell surface glycoprotein 1-like, whose product MASSDSGVSDASDPRTYTSDDEMDTDSGVFTSDYTSTDEDDFQPFALPDFGDDIPLADGPPGEDLPLVPVPAPLPFAAVPLGEQLLDAIPDDDIDLLIEGPPEGDQDGGAPMEGGVQPVDIPVVDPVVPIVELPDMEVQPDSSASDSFESVASHIPPLGFGYIPRRDADEEMEIEQPAEVPAHPDDPIPAVLADYQPAPVVSEPVPVTDLVPFSDAPVVAPPAVGIPDLAPIPDPMAIFDDLAPFATHMDPRYANSSNEWIEDDDYPAYVVPVTPPPAPVTVPFDAPLFPSSTSDAYRTDLPITFIQDIPPPQPGEGSSSQLFGHTPFMPEVSQFLPQVPYSDFVPPVSLPAPLETQLPYVTSQFAPTPPATLLAPAPMDEPFLRLVPHVMPVSDPSHPFQVGYSVEDTLASLQSRRDALRQCVQQLERTPHPHCPCQALFSASHTSFPPSQESDVASVLRFAYALEEDLMQLRRLILSRFSPPPPPPSV is encoded by the coding sequence atggcatcATCCGATAGCGGAGTATCCGATGCGAGTGACCCGAGGACTTATACCTCTGATGACGAGATGGATACCGATTCAGGCGTTTTcacctcagactacacgagcacaGATGAGGACGACTTTCAGCCTTTTGCCCTACCAGACTTCGGAGATGATATACCCTTAGCTGATGGTCCACCAGGGGAGGACCTACCCCTTGTTCCGGTCCCTGCCCCTCTTCCGTTTGCTGCCGTTCCCTTGGGGGAACAGCTCCTCGACGCGATACCTGATGATGACATCGACCTACTCAtcgagggtcccccggagggagACCAGGATGGTGGGGCCCCGATGGAGGGCGGTGTTCAGCCTGTTGATATTCCTGTTGTTGATCCTGTTGTCCCCATAGTCGAGCTTCCTGATATGGAGGTTCAACCTGATTCATCCGCTTCAGATTCTTTTGAGTCTGTAGCTTCTCATATCCCACCATTGGGATTCGGTTACATCCCTCGCAGGGACGCTGATGAGGAGATGGAGATTGAGCAGCCTGCTGAGGTTCCCGCTCACCCAGATGATCCGATTCCAGCCGTGCTTGCCGATTATCAGCCTGCTCCAGTTGTTTCCGAGCCTGTTCCTGTCACTGATCTTGTTCCTTTTTCTGACGCACCCGTTGTTGCACCACCAGCTGTTGGGATCCCCGATTTAGCACCCATACCTGATCCCATGGCGATATTCGATGATCTTGCCCCGTTTGCTACACACATGGACCCGAGGTACGCCAACTCCAGCAATGAATGGATCGAGGATGATGACTACCCAGCATACGTGGTCCCAGTCACTCCCCCTCCTGCACCTGTCACTGTACCCTTCGATGCCCCCTTGTTTCCTTCGTCCACTTCCGATGCTTACCGCACCGACCTTCCTATCACCTTCATTCAGGACATTCCTCCGCCTCAACCTGGGGAGGGATCGTCGAGCCAGCTTTTCGGGCACACCCCATTCATGCCAGAGGTTAGCCAGTTTTTACCGCAGGTCCCTTATTCAGACTTTGTTCCACCAGTGTCACTTCCTGCACCTCTCGAGACCCAGTTACCATATGTTACTTCACAGTTTGCACCTACCCCACCTGCTACACTCTTGGCTCCAGCCCCGATGGATGAGCCCTTCCTTCGGTTAGTACCCCACGTCATGCCTGTATCCGACCCTTCCCATCCATTCCAGGTCGGATACTCTGTAGAGGACACGCTCGCGTCACTGCAGTCACGGCGGGACGCCTTGAGACAGTGTGTCCAGCAATTGGAGAGGACTCCACATCCCCATTGTCCCTGCCAGGCTCTGTTTTCAGCATCCCACACATCTTTTCCTCCGTCTCAGGAGTCAGATGTTGCTTCCGTGTTGCGTTTTGCCTATGCACTCGAGGAGGACTTGATGCAGTTGCGCCGATTGATTCTTTCTCGTttctctcctcctcctcctccaccgtcAGTTTAG